In Alkalihalobacillus sp. TS-13, the following are encoded in one genomic region:
- a CDS encoding VOC family protein: MTFHHVAIETNRMERAVRFYEKLGFKYESEIELLGEKIIFLQLNGFRLELVLVDKSLKLTSNKHIAFEVENLDAMLEKNPKFTLYDGPYSFENGWKSAFILGPSGEIIELLQTN; the protein is encoded by the coding sequence ATGACCTTCCACCATGTCGCAATCGAAACGAATCGCATGGAACGAGCTGTCCGTTTTTACGAAAAACTCGGGTTTAAGTATGAATCTGAAATCGAGCTGTTAGGTGAAAAAATCATCTTCTTGCAACTGAATGGATTTCGTCTGGAACTTGTTTTGGTCGATAAAAGCTTGAAGTTGACGTCGAACAAACACATTGCATTTGAAGTGGAAAATCTTGATGCTATGCTTGAGAAAAATCCGAAATTCACGTTGTACGATGGGCCGTATTCATTTGAGAATGGATGGAAATCGGCTTTCATATTGGGACCGAGCGGAGAAATC
- a CDS encoding aminotransferase: MSQISYVSKKVDGLKPSGIRRFFDLAAQMEDVISLGVGEPDFVTPWNFIEQSFHALEHGYTSYTENAGMIELRKEISTYLSKNYRLRYDPYDQVIVSVGASQAIDLALRAVIDPGDEVIVVEPSFVAYVPTVKLAGGTPVTIQTEAEDEFKLKPEQIEAAITPNTKAIMLCNPNNPTGTFLSKEELEQLAEMIEKHDLLVLSDEIYAELTYDEDYTSFPSITGMKERTILISGFSKAFAMTGWRLGYAAGPAQLIAAMVKIHQYTMMCAPTMAQHAALEALKNGRQSVNDMVESYKQRRNFIVSSLNEIRLKCPNPGGAFYAFPSVEATGLTSSEFAEQLLQEEHVAVVPGNVFGANGEGYIRCSYATSIKQLDEAMKRMKRFVEKRI, translated from the coding sequence ATGAGCCAAATTTCGTATGTATCCAAAAAAGTAGATGGGTTAAAACCATCAGGCATTCGCCGATTTTTTGATTTAGCAGCTCAGATGGAAGATGTCATTTCCCTCGGAGTAGGTGAGCCTGATTTCGTAACGCCGTGGAATTTCATCGAACAAAGCTTCCATGCCCTTGAGCATGGCTACACCTCCTATACTGAGAATGCAGGTATGATTGAGTTACGCAAGGAAATCAGCACCTATTTAAGCAAAAATTACCGCTTGAGATATGATCCATATGACCAGGTCATTGTTTCTGTTGGAGCAAGTCAGGCGATCGACCTTGCTCTACGGGCGGTGATCGATCCTGGTGATGAAGTCATCGTTGTAGAACCGAGCTTTGTTGCTTATGTGCCTACCGTAAAGCTGGCTGGAGGAACACCGGTCACAATCCAAACCGAAGCGGAAGATGAATTTAAACTAAAACCGGAACAAATTGAAGCCGCCATTACGCCTAATACAAAAGCGATCATGCTATGTAACCCGAACAACCCGACTGGAACCTTTTTATCGAAAGAAGAATTAGAACAACTGGCGGAAATGATCGAAAAGCATGACCTGCTCGTACTATCAGATGAAATATACGCCGAACTCACGTATGACGAGGATTACACAAGTTTCCCCTCCATTACTGGAATGAAAGAGCGGACCATTCTGATCAGCGGGTTCTCAAAGGCATTTGCCATGACAGGATGGCGACTCGGCTATGCGGCAGGACCAGCTCAATTAATCGCCGCCATGGTGAAAATTCATCAGTACACGATGATGTGTGCCCCGACGATGGCACAGCACGCTGCCTTAGAGGCTCTGAAAAATGGAAGACAAAGTGTCAATGACATGGTTGAAAGCTATAAACAAAGAAGGAATTTTATCGTCAGCAGCTTGAACGAAATTCGGTTGAAATGTCCAAATCCGGGCGGAGCATTTTATGCATTCCCATCCGTTGAAGCAACCGGGTTAACCTCATCTGAATTCGCAGAGCAGCTGTTGCAAGAAGAACATGTTGCTGTCGTACCAGGTAATGTATTCGGAGCCAATGGCGAGGGATACATCCGCTGCTCCTACGCGACATCCATCAAACAGCTTGATGAAGCTATGAAACGCATGAAACGATTTGTGGAGAAACGAATTTGA
- a CDS encoding SDR family oxidoreductase, protein MKEKQVVMITGASKGLGRAVARAFASNGANLAICARGEVNLNEVTKELETLGAEVLAVTADASDPRDIERFVSLTESNFGKIDVLINNASRLGPSLMPYLADYPGEDFLDVLRVNAEGPFRLTKRVLPGMLQRGSGSIINVTSEAGNVGYAGWGAYGVSKFALEGLTEIWADELEETGVRINMVDPGEMNTEMHDLAVPDCDYELAEPEDLTDVFLYLASEESKYENGKRLEAQSFVVEKR, encoded by the coding sequence ATGAAGGAAAAACAAGTCGTCATGATTACCGGAGCATCTAAAGGGCTAGGAAGAGCAGTCGCAAGAGCATTTGCTAGCAATGGAGCGAACCTTGCAATTTGCGCTCGGGGTGAAGTGAATCTGAATGAGGTGACAAAAGAACTCGAGACATTAGGAGCTGAGGTCCTTGCCGTAACAGCTGATGCATCCGATCCTAGAGATATCGAGCGTTTCGTTTCGCTGACAGAATCGAATTTCGGAAAAATTGATGTGCTTATCAACAATGCTTCCAGACTCGGACCTAGTCTAATGCCGTATCTAGCGGATTATCCAGGGGAGGATTTTCTGGATGTTTTGCGTGTCAATGCGGAAGGTCCTTTCAGGCTTACCAAACGCGTTTTGCCAGGTATGCTACAACGAGGATCTGGCTCAATCATCAACGTTACCTCTGAAGCAGGGAATGTTGGTTATGCAGGCTGGGGGGCATATGGGGTTTCCAAGTTTGCATTGGAAGGATTGACGGAAATTTGGGCGGATGAATTGGAGGAGACCGGTGTCCGCATCAATATGGTCGACCCAGGTGAGATGAATACGGAAATGCATGATCTTGCTGTACCGGATTGTGATTATGAGCTTGCAGAACCAGAAGATTTGACGGATGTTTTTCTTTATCTCGCATCTGAAGAATCGAAGTACGAAAATGGAAAACGGCTAGAAGCGCAAAGCTTCGTCGTAGAGAAGAGGTGA
- the larC gene encoding nickel insertion protein, protein METFNITIELVETLDITKRDLQNPVHNQRLKAIPYTIIKEASLSYPASFFLADYVTCSREPLLFEKSHHGQCGNQITTLFEISENDPAHRTEHGEMIMLETNIDDCTGEMMGYTLEVLLNNGASDVFFTPITMKKNRPSYKLSVLASSEQMERLESLLFEETSSLGVRSYTVSCHRLGRKFIKVETEWGTITVKLGIHKNKIIQVSPELITADFWLINRKFHSKECMNKQKRWL, encoded by the coding sequence ATGGAAACCTTTAATATAACGATCGAATTGGTCGAAACGCTTGATATAACCAAAAGGGATCTTCAAAATCCTGTTCATAACCAGCGATTAAAAGCCATTCCCTATACCATTATAAAAGAGGCATCCTTATCCTATCCTGCCTCTTTCTTTCTCGCTGACTATGTCACATGTTCACGAGAACCACTGTTATTTGAAAAGAGTCACCATGGCCAGTGCGGAAATCAAATAACCACTCTCTTTGAAATAAGTGAAAATGATCCTGCGCATCGTACAGAACATGGTGAGATGATCATGCTGGAAACCAATATCGATGATTGTACTGGGGAAATGATGGGCTATACATTAGAAGTTCTTTTAAATAATGGGGCTAGTGATGTTTTTTTCACACCGATTACGATGAAAAAGAACCGACCTTCCTATAAATTGTCTGTCCTTGCTTCCTCTGAACAAATGGAAAGACTAGAATCATTACTATTTGAGGAAACCTCAAGTCTGGGTGTCCGTTCTTATACTGTCTCATGTCACCGCTTAGGAAGAAAGTTCATTAAGGTGGAAACAGAGTGGGGAACCATCACTGTAAAACTAGGGATTCACAAGAATAAAATCATTCAGGTTTCACCGGAATTAATAACTGCAGACTTCTGGCTGATAAATAGGAAATTTCATTCAAAAGAGTGTATGAACAAGCAAAAAAGATGGCTCTAG
- a CDS encoding sodium:solute symporter, which produces MADWQIAMIMMIGYLFVALVIGVMAGRGQDKGSLDEFAVAGGKLGLIVMWFLMGGAVFSAFSFLGAPGWAYSKGAPALYILTYTAFAILPWYIIGPKIGKIGRKYNIYTVSGFLKKRYGGRLLPILIGLIALLASIQYLATQMKGMAYIFNIMTEGRIPFWLGALLSYGIVVVYVATGGLRAAAWSDVFQGLLMIIISWVVGLAIVRQLHSSVSGMFSNINESNPGFLEIGNVGSTMSPMAYTTTILVSLIGFLMWPHLFSKSYASNARTIKKTVLIYPVFALFLIPLLLVGFAAVNIVNPSELGSPDEILPYLITTVLSLPGWVYGLVGAGALAAAMSTADAITHSASLEFTDGVIKNVKKDISDKSTLLIMRTGVFVIGALAYFITVFGGQGLIALLLGAYGSIVQFAPGVYGALYSKRATAPAIITGLIVGTVVNYYYQLVAPTTPLDIHAGILGLICNVVIVIVVSALTQVKDVKIAADYRNIG; this is translated from the coding sequence TCATGATGATCGGTTACTTGTTCGTAGCTCTGGTGATCGGTGTGATGGCTGGAAGAGGTCAAGACAAAGGTTCATTGGATGAGTTTGCAGTAGCAGGAGGCAAACTCGGCCTCATCGTCATGTGGTTCCTGATGGGAGGCGCGGTTTTCAGTGCCTTTTCATTTCTGGGCGCTCCAGGCTGGGCATATTCCAAGGGTGCTCCTGCCCTTTATATTCTGACTTATACAGCATTCGCTATCCTTCCGTGGTATATCATCGGTCCGAAAATAGGAAAGATCGGAAGGAAATATAATATTTATACCGTTTCTGGTTTCTTGAAAAAAAGATACGGGGGCAGATTGCTTCCGATTTTGATTGGTTTGATTGCCTTGCTCGCTTCGATCCAGTATCTAGCGACCCAGATGAAAGGGATGGCTTATATTTTCAACATCATGACGGAAGGCCGAATCCCTTTTTGGCTTGGAGCTTTATTGTCCTATGGAATTGTTGTTGTCTATGTGGCAACCGGTGGGCTAAGGGCTGCCGCCTGGTCAGATGTTTTCCAGGGGCTGTTGATGATCATCATTTCATGGGTGGTCGGACTTGCTATCGTCAGACAACTGCACAGCAGTGTTTCAGGAATGTTTTCGAATATCAATGAATCGAATCCTGGTTTTCTTGAAATCGGAAATGTGGGTTCCACTATGTCACCTATGGCCTATACGACGACAATCCTCGTTTCTTTGATCGGCTTTTTAATGTGGCCGCATCTCTTTTCGAAATCCTATGCTTCAAACGCTCGTACAATCAAGAAAACGGTTTTGATCTATCCGGTATTTGCATTGTTTCTGATTCCGCTTCTGTTGGTTGGCTTTGCGGCTGTCAATATAGTCAATCCATCTGAATTGGGATCACCTGATGAAATCCTTCCTTATTTAATTACAACAGTCCTTAGTCTACCGGGCTGGGTTTATGGACTTGTCGGTGCCGGCGCTTTGGCTGCTGCCATGTCAACGGCTGATGCGATCACGCACAGTGCTTCTCTTGAGTTTACAGACGGAGTCATCAAGAACGTGAAAAAGGATATATCAGATAAAAGTACGTTGCTGATCATGCGAACCGGGGTCTTCGTCATCGGAGCACTGGCATACTTCATCACTGTATTTGGAGGACAAGGACTGATCGCATTGCTTCTAGGAGCGTATGGATCCATCGTCCAATTTGCTCCAGGTGTGTACGGGGCGTTGTATTCCAAACGTGCCACAGCACCAGCCATCATTACTGGTTTGATCGTAGGTACCGTCGTCAACTATTATTATCAGCTTGTAGCGCCGACAACACCATTGGATATCCATGCTGGAATACTAGGTTTGATTTGTAATGTCGTCATCGTCATCGTCGTCAGTGCACTCACGCAGGTAAAAGACGTGAAGATAGCTGCTGACTATAGGAATATAGGTTGA
- a CDS encoding MerR family transcriptional regulator: MSTDKSYKDKKVMSIGIISKITGLSERKIRYYEERKLIFPERTERGTRKYSFSDVETLMEIANQIEDGVQTYEIKKEMSRKQKQTKEDFNKMIRGQLNAHFNLRK; the protein is encoded by the coding sequence ATGTCAACTGACAAATCTTACAAAGATAAAAAAGTGATGTCCATTGGAATCATTAGTAAAATAACAGGGTTATCCGAACGTAAAATTCGGTATTATGAAGAAAGAAAATTGATATTCCCGGAAAGGACAGAGCGGGGTACACGAAAATATTCGTTTTCCGATGTGGAAACACTGATGGAAATTGCAAATCAAATTGAAGACGGGGTCCAGACCTATGAAATAAAAAAAGAAATGTCTAGAAAACAAAAACAAACAAAAGAAGATTTCAACAAAATGATTCGCGGCCAATTAAACGCACATTTCAATTTACGAAAATAG
- a CDS encoding Lrp/AsnC family transcriptional regulator — protein MKEFEVELLKLIENNANLELDKIAKLMGKRIDEIQELIDKLEKKKVILGYSTLIDWAKVLDEEEVTAMVDVKVTPARGFGFDKVAERIYRFPEVKAVYLMSGAYDLSVSVKGKTMMEIGHFISEKLSTLDSVLSTTTHFVLKKYKHDGIILEDADEDDKRIVVSP, from the coding sequence ATGAAAGAGTTCGAAGTGGAATTGTTAAAATTAATTGAGAACAACGCCAATTTAGAATTAGACAAAATTGCGAAGTTAATGGGTAAAAGGATAGATGAAATCCAGGAACTGATCGACAAACTCGAGAAAAAGAAAGTCATTCTCGGCTATTCGACGCTTATTGACTGGGCAAAGGTTTTGGATGAGGAAGAGGTTACAGCTATGGTCGATGTAAAAGTGACCCCGGCTCGTGGTTTCGGTTTTGATAAAGTGGCGGAGCGTATTTATCGTTTTCCAGAGGTTAAAGCCGTTTATTTAATGTCCGGCGCTTATGATTTGTCAGTTTCAGTGAAAGGAAAAACGATGATGGAAATCGGACATTTTATTTCTGAAAAATTGTCTACGCTCGATTCCGTACTATCAACAACGACACATTTTGTTTTAAAAAAATATAAGCATGATGGCATCATCTTAGAGGATGCTGACGAAGATGACAAAAGAATCGTGGTATCACCATGA
- a CDS encoding S-adenosylmethionine:tRNA ribosyltransferase-isomerase, which yields MALAAKKPMKFHLPGELNASMPPEVRGMRRDHVRMMVLDRVNGKTRHDHFHHLETYLDKGDLLVLNISRTLPASFRVKIRRDCRVVQENVEIRLAQRKSNSVWKVLIVDAKVQKNDVLVFSPNLTAFVRSMNKTEPLVTICFSSRGNELYNQLYMLGEPIRYEYIHHDWSLEHYQTVYGTVPGSVEMVSAGRAFSWEMLLRLKKKGVKVATITLHTGLSYFTNDQWQVGPADSLEEYEVPGETVHEINETKQSGGKVIAVGTTVVRALESAVDQQGDSVSKKGWTNLHIHEDYSLNVVDGLITGFHEPEASHLDMLSAFISPRLLKNAYQDAIREKYLWHEFGDMNLIIRGVVR from the coding sequence ATGGCGTTAGCTGCAAAGAAACCGATGAAATTTCATCTCCCTGGTGAATTGAATGCCTCAATGCCTCCAGAAGTAAGAGGGATGAGACGTGATCATGTCAGAATGATGGTTCTCGATCGAGTCAATGGAAAAACCAGGCATGATCATTTTCATCACTTAGAAACCTATCTGGATAAAGGTGATTTGCTTGTTTTGAATATAAGCCGTACACTCCCAGCTTCTTTTAGGGTGAAAATAAGAAGAGACTGCAGGGTCGTTCAAGAAAATGTTGAAATCCGGCTTGCGCAACGGAAGAGTAATTCAGTTTGGAAGGTTCTGATTGTGGACGCAAAGGTTCAAAAAAACGACGTCCTTGTTTTTTCTCCGAACCTGACTGCTTTCGTACGATCGATGAACAAAACTGAGCCGCTTGTGACCATCTGTTTTTCATCAAGAGGGAATGAGCTATACAATCAGTTGTATATGTTAGGAGAGCCGATCCGTTATGAATATATCCACCACGATTGGAGTCTCGAACATTATCAAACGGTTTACGGGACTGTTCCGGGATCTGTTGAAATGGTTTCGGCAGGAAGGGCGTTCAGCTGGGAAATGCTGCTTCGTCTAAAGAAAAAAGGTGTAAAGGTTGCGACCATTACCCTCCATACCGGTTTAAGCTATTTTACAAACGATCAGTGGCAAGTAGGTCCAGCTGATAGTCTTGAAGAATATGAAGTTCCAGGTGAAACAGTCCATGAAATCAATGAAACGAAACAATCAGGGGGCAAGGTGATTGCGGTAGGGACTACGGTCGTCCGTGCACTTGAATCCGCTGTCGATCAGCAAGGCGACTCGGTTTCGAAAAAAGGATGGACGAACCTGCACATCCACGAAGACTATTCCCTGAACGTCGTTGACGGCCTCATCACCGGGTTCCACGAACCAGAGGCAAGTCATCTTGATATGTTGTCAGCGTTCATTTCACCTCGTCTTTTGAAAAATGCCTATCAGGATGCGATTCGGGAAAAATACCTATGGCATGAATTTGGAGATATGAACCTCATCATTAGGGGAGTTGTACGATGA
- a CDS encoding DUF294 nucleotidyltransferase-like domain-containing protein produces MSKLEAYGPYETLKNWHDCHIEGQQTSNSELNQFHDKVMLKLFDIALSVVEEKSGPPPCRFSWFVMGSAGRFEQAIVSDQDHGLIYDASNEETREYFLELGREISLGLYEIGYPYCDGDVMSSNPLWCRSEQEWERQIEEWLEEESFESIRFLLIFYDARVLAGKKNGITRLKQQLQQYIESRPHFLYRLFENTRHVKKSVGVFRQILTESHGSHTGYIDLKHSGFFPYINAIRLLAIKENLVETSTLSRLVKLCEFPEYNKLERYKVYFEKLLQFRLPHREVSEVYDDVHYLDVKKLDKNERNEIKQVLLNGKRLQDYTGTVIKRMLENEN; encoded by the coding sequence ATGAGTAAACTTGAAGCTTATGGTCCATATGAAACACTGAAAAATTGGCATGACTGCCATATTGAAGGTCAACAGACTAGTAATAGTGAATTGAATCAATTTCATGACAAGGTTATGCTGAAACTTTTTGATATTGCATTAAGTGTAGTTGAGGAAAAATCAGGCCCTCCTCCTTGCCGATTTTCCTGGTTTGTCATGGGGAGTGCAGGTAGATTTGAACAAGCGATTGTCAGCGATCAAGATCATGGTTTGATTTATGATGCATCAAACGAGGAAACGAGGGAGTATTTCCTAGAGTTGGGCAGAGAAATCTCCTTAGGCTTGTATGAAATTGGGTATCCGTATTGTGACGGAGATGTGATGAGTTCAAATCCGTTATGGTGTAGATCAGAGCAAGAGTGGGAAAGGCAAATTGAAGAATGGTTGGAAGAAGAAAGTTTTGAATCCATTCGTTTTTTGTTGATCTTTTATGATGCAAGGGTTCTGGCTGGGAAAAAGAACGGGATTACCCGTTTAAAGCAGCAATTGCAGCAATATATTGAGAGCAGACCTCATTTTTTATACCGGTTGTTCGAAAATACCAGGCATGTTAAGAAATCAGTTGGCGTATTTCGTCAAATATTGACCGAATCACATGGATCGCATACGGGGTATATTGATTTGAAACATTCAGGATTCTTCCCTTATATAAATGCGATCCGTTTATTGGCAATCAAAGAAAATTTGGTCGAAACATCTACATTGTCAAGGCTAGTGAAGCTTTGTGAATTTCCTGAATATAATAAGTTGGAGCGCTACAAGGTTTATTTTGAAAAGTTGTTGCAATTTCGGCTGCCACATCGCGAAGTTTCAGAAGTATATGATGATGTTCATTACCTGGATGTGAAAAAGCTTGACAAAAATGAAAGAAATGAAATCAAACAAGTCTTGTTGAATGGAAAAAGACTGCAGGATTATACCGGAACCGTTATCAAAAGGATGTTGGAAAATGAAAATTGA
- a CDS encoding exonuclease domain-containing protein, giving the protein MKIDPIIQFMKQVQGKVSSSIYAPLQGQTNPQHLAFLRRLDKEMKAVESLSVPLKHLKVVVFDLETTGFYPDQGDEIISIGAIKVKGGTIQHNDTYYSLVRCDRKLPTEIIELTGIKNTDLKDAPDLHQVLIEFYDFVGGDVLVAHHSNHEKIFLQHTNWKLFRSQFKHRIVDTSFLFRIAERNINLVRLEDCCEYCGIPVIERHNALGDAKLTAQLWCFYLDKIENLGYKTLQDLYERLSLEF; this is encoded by the coding sequence ATGAAAATTGATCCCATCATCCAGTTTATGAAACAGGTACAAGGTAAGGTAAGTTCAAGTATTTATGCACCGTTACAAGGACAAACCAATCCGCAGCATCTTGCCTTTTTAAGACGTTTGGATAAGGAAATGAAAGCCGTAGAAAGTTTATCAGTCCCTTTAAAACATTTGAAAGTCGTTGTATTCGATTTAGAAACGACCGGTTTCTATCCTGATCAAGGTGATGAAATCATCTCGATAGGTGCGATAAAAGTGAAGGGTGGCACCATCCAACACAACGACACCTATTATTCGCTTGTACGATGCGATCGTAAACTTCCAACTGAAATAATAGAGCTTACTGGAATAAAAAACACGGATTTGAAAGATGCTCCCGATCTTCATCAAGTCCTTATCGAGTTTTATGATTTTGTAGGAGGGGATGTGCTTGTGGCGCATCATTCAAACCATGAAAAAATTTTCCTCCAGCACACAAACTGGAAACTATTCCGATCGCAATTCAAACACCGAATTGTGGATACTTCATTTTTATTTAGAATTGCTGAGCGAAATATCAACCTGGTCCGATTAGAAGATTGCTGTGAATATTGTGGGATTCCTGTCATCGAACGCCACAATGCGCTAGGGGATGCGAAATTGACTGCACAATTATGGTGTTTCTATCTGGACAAAATTGAGAATCTAGGATACAAAACCTTGCAAGATTTGTATGAAAGGCTTTCGCTTGAATTCTGA
- a CDS encoding ammonium transporter, which translates to MEDIMFSLNSVWLMLGAILVIFMQGGFILLEAGSTRMKNAGHIAGKTIFTFGIASIVFWALGYGFIFGENGNFFFGFSDFFYSGYEIEGMSYSTAAYFVFQLAFAGISLTIAFGGFAERAKLSVYVVFAILFSALVYPVVAHWIWGGGWLGEHGKQDFAGSTVVHLTGAMAAFAATILLKPRLGKFNNNGTANNLYGHNQVFTALGVLVLWIGWFGFNAGSTFVVDDGFFGFVALNTNLAAGAGAVSALIISWMVLGKSDIATMLNGALAGLVAITASCAFVETWAAVVIGLVAGVLVFYSMKIFEKLKVDDPIFALSVHGAAGVWGTLSTGLFATPELATVGLPGLFYGGGLTQLGVQAMGVAVSGAYAFVVSFVLLYIMKKTMKGLRVTEEEEIMGLDLSEHGSYGYPEAFLTKEKKKISS; encoded by the coding sequence ATGGAAGACATCATGTTTTCATTAAATAGTGTCTGGTTGATGCTAGGAGCGATTTTGGTGATCTTTATGCAAGGAGGGTTTATTTTACTCGAAGCAGGATCAACCCGCATGAAAAATGCCGGTCATATTGCAGGTAAAACCATCTTTACGTTTGGGATTGCATCTATTGTGTTTTGGGCATTGGGATATGGGTTCATTTTTGGGGAAAATGGAAACTTTTTTTTCGGGTTTTCTGACTTTTTCTATTCGGGTTATGAAATAGAAGGAATGAGTTATTCAACTGCAGCTTACTTTGTGTTCCAGCTTGCTTTTGCCGGTATTTCATTGACGATTGCATTTGGAGGGTTTGCTGAGCGGGCGAAACTTTCTGTCTATGTTGTTTTCGCTATCCTGTTCTCTGCACTCGTTTATCCTGTAGTGGCACACTGGATTTGGGGCGGCGGCTGGTTGGGGGAACATGGAAAACAGGATTTTGCAGGTTCTACTGTTGTCCATTTGACAGGAGCGATGGCTGCTTTCGCTGCAACCATTCTTTTGAAACCAAGGCTGGGAAAGTTCAATAATAATGGGACTGCCAACAATTTATATGGCCACAATCAAGTTTTTACCGCTTTAGGTGTCCTCGTTTTATGGATTGGCTGGTTTGGTTTTAATGCCGGCAGTACATTTGTCGTCGATGATGGATTTTTCGGATTTGTAGCGTTGAATACCAATTTAGCAGCTGGGGCTGGGGCAGTTTCTGCTTTGATCATATCATGGATGGTTCTGGGGAAATCGGACATAGCGACCATGTTGAACGGGGCGCTCGCAGGACTCGTTGCCATAACTGCATCGTGTGCTTTTGTTGAAACGTGGGCTGCGGTTGTCATCGGTTTAGTTGCAGGTGTACTTGTCTTCTATAGTATGAAGATTTTCGAAAAACTTAAGGTAGATGATCCGATTTTTGCACTGTCAGTTCATGGTGCTGCCGGGGTATGGGGGACATTGTCAACTGGATTGTTTGCTACGCCTGAATTGGCGACAGTTGGATTGCCAGGTTTATTTTATGGTGGCGGATTAACACAGCTCGGAGTGCAAGCAATGGGTGTCGCGGTATCGGGTGCTTACGCATTTGTGGTATCATTCGTACTCTTATACATCATGAAAAAAACAATGAAAGGATTACGTGTCACTGAAGAAGAAGAGATTATGGGCTTAGACTTAAGCGAACATGGATCCTACGGGTATCCAGAAGCCTTTTTAACAAAAGAAAAGAAAAAGATAAGCAGCTAA
- a CDS encoding FAD-binding oxidoreductase, producing MGKIIVVGAGILGASTAYHLSIAGAEVIVVDRKDNGQATEAAAGIVCPWLSQRRNKAWYRLVKGGARYYPALIKDLEADGVTNTGYSRVGAISLHTDENKLEKMVERALKRREDAPEIGEITRLTPAQTKELFPPLSEDYASVHVSGAARVNGGALRKALIQAAEKNGATTLDGDAELIHEGSRATGVKVNGETFDADQVILTTGAWSKELLQPLGWEFKLYSQRAQIMHLEIPDTQTSGWPVVMPPNNQYLLSFDDGRIVVGATHEDEVGFDHRVTAGGIREILDKALDVAPGLNDSTILEMRVGFRPFTPGFLPIIGPVPKVEGLLLANGLGASGLTSGPYLGSELAKLALGKKLELNLDDYDVAVALSELQ from the coding sequence ATGGGAAAAATTATCGTGGTAGGTGCGGGAATTCTCGGTGCCTCTACAGCTTATCATTTATCTATAGCTGGAGCAGAAGTGATCGTGGTTGACCGGAAAGACAATGGACAAGCGACTGAAGCGGCCGCGGGGATTGTCTGCCCTTGGCTTTCACAGCGTCGAAATAAAGCCTGGTACCGTCTGGTCAAAGGAGGTGCGAGGTATTACCCTGCACTGATCAAGGACCTGGAAGCTGATGGTGTGACGAATACGGGATACAGCCGTGTCGGGGCGATCAGTCTACATACGGATGAGAATAAATTAGAGAAGATGGTCGAACGAGCATTGAAACGAAGGGAGGATGCTCCTGAAATCGGGGAAATTACCCGGTTGACTCCTGCTCAGACGAAGGAACTTTTTCCACCGTTATCTGAGGATTATGCATCGGTCCATGTCAGTGGTGCAGCACGTGTGAATGGTGGCGCCTTAAGGAAGGCACTGATCCAGGCGGCCGAAAAAAACGGAGCGACAACCTTAGATGGAGATGCCGAACTTATCCATGAAGGAAGCAGAGCAACCGGTGTAAAAGTGAATGGCGAAACGTTTGATGCTGATCAAGTAATCCTCACGACTGGTGCGTGGTCGAAGGAACTTCTGCAACCATTGGGGTGGGAATTCAAACTCTACTCGCAAAGAGCTCAGATCATGCATCTGGAAATCCCGGATACCCAAACGAGCGGATGGCCCGTTGTGATGCCTCCTAATAACCAATACCTTCTCAGTTTTGACGACGGAAGAATCGTGGTAGGTGCAACACATGAAGATGAGGTCGGCTTTGATCATCGCGTAACTGCGGGGGGAATCCGAGAGATTTTGGATAAAGCTCTTGATGTGGCACCCGGGTTGAACGATAGTACCATCCTTGAGATGAGAGTTGGCTTCCGTCCGTTCACCCCAGGATTTCTGCCAATCATCGGTCCAGTGCCAAAAGTAGAAGGCTTATTACTTGCCAATGGGCTCGGCGCATCTGGTCTTACCAGCGGTCCTTATTTAGGTTCAGAACTTGCTAAACTGGCTCTTGGAAAAAAGCTTGAGCTTAATCTTGATGACTATGATGTGGCTGTTGCTTTGTCCGAGCTGCAATAA